In one Epinephelus lanceolatus isolate andai-2023 chromosome 19, ASM4190304v1, whole genome shotgun sequence genomic region, the following are encoded:
- the dolpp1 gene encoding dolichyldiphosphatase 1, translated as MALEEQCSAPPRWRSISLTHVEFPEDDLTGQVLAYISLLPIAILVGFVTLIVFKRELHTISFFGGLILNEGVNWLLKHILREPRPCAGAHTTLNTEYGMPSSHSQLMWFFVVYFFLFLYLRMHQTNNARCVDLLWRHILSIILLGMALSVSYSRVYLLYHTWSQVFYGGVAGCIIGIVWFFFTQEVLTPLFPKIAAWPISEYFLVRDTSLIPNILWFEYTVTRSEARNRQRKLGTKLQ; from the exons ATGGCGTTGGAAGAGCAGTGCTCGGCACCACCTCGATGGCGGTCCATATCTCTGACACACGTAGAGTTCCCGGAGG ATGATCTGACGGGACAAGTGCTGGCCTACATCAGTCTCCTGCCCATAGCAATCCTCGTGGGTTTTGTCACACTCATAGTGTTTAAACGGGAGCTGCACACG aTTTCCTTCTTTGGTGGGCTCATCCTGAATGAAGGGGTGAACTGGCTGCTGAAGCACATTCTCAGAGAGCCGCGCCCATGTGCAG GAGCTCACACAACCCTAAACACAGAGTATGGGATGCCCTCCAGTCATTCCCAGCTTATGTggttctttgttgtttacttctttcttttcctttatttAAG AATGCATCAAACGAACAATGCTCGATGTGTGGACCTGCTGTGGAGACACATACTGTCCATCATCCTGTTGGGCATGGCCTTATCAGTCTCATACAGCAG gGTCTACCTGTTGTATCACACCTGGAGCCAGGTTTTCTATGGCGGAGTGGCCGGTTGTATAATTGGCATAGTCTGGTTCTTTTTCACACAAGAGGTGCTGACACCATTATTCCCCAAAATAGCAGCGTG GCCAATATCAGAGTACTTCCTGGTGCGAGATACAAGCCTGATCCCCAACATCTTATGGTTTGAGTATACAGTGACCAGATCAGAGGCAAG GAACAGACAACGAAAGCTTGGAACAAAACTTCAGTGA